The Pelecanus crispus isolate bPelCri1 chromosome 7, bPelCri1.pri, whole genome shotgun sequence genome includes a window with the following:
- the LOC104030302 gene encoding histone-lysine N-methyltransferase SETMAR, whose amino-acid sequence MAAGADLSGGLEPVAVALGPPGEAPPAFQYSPDNVAGADGDIDPTEITFPGCSCLTSSCVVHMCSCLCRGENYNSSCLRPTDKEEEYSQPVFECNAMCQCGESCQNRVVQRGLQFRLEVFKTEKKGWGLRTLEFIAKGRFVCEYAGEVLGFNEARRRIQAQTSKDSNYIIVVREHLHSGQIMETFVDPTYIGNVGRFLNHSCEPNLFMVPVRVDSMVPKLALFAATDISAGEELSYDYSGRFHNLPITNREEDSLEEDNRLRKPCYCGSRTCASFLPWDSSLFSTPDTFSGSSP is encoded by the exons atGGCGGCCGGGGCGGACCTGAGCGGCGGGCTGGAGCCGGTGGCCGTGGCGCTGGGGCCGCCCGGGGAGGCCCCGCCGGCCTTTCAG TATAGCCCAGACAATGTGGCTGGAGCAGACGGAGACATTGACCCCACTGAAATCACCTTTCCAGGATGTTCCTGTCTTACCAGCTCCTGTGTGGTTCACATGTGCTCGTGTCTTTGCCGTGGTGAAAATTACAACAGTTCGTGCCTCAGGCCTACGGACAAAGAGGAGGAGTACTCCCAGCCTGTTTTTGAATGCAATGCCATGTGCCAGTGTGGTGAATCCTGTCAAAACAGGGTTGTTCAGAGGGGTTTGCAATTCAGACTGGAGGTATTCAAGACTGAGAAGAAAGGGTGGGGTCTTCGCACTCTGGAATTCATAGCTAAAGGAAGGTTTGTTTGTGAATATGCTGGTGAAGTTTTAGGCTTTAATGAGGCACGTAGAAGAATTCAGGCCCAGACATCAAAGGATTCGAACTATATTATAGTGGTGAGGGAGCACCTCCATAGTGGTCAGATAATGGAGACGTTTGTTGACCCTACGTACATCGGTAACGTAGGCAGATTCCTGAATCATTCTTGTGAACCAAATTTATTTATGGTCCCAGTTAGAGTTGACTCAATGGTGCCTAAACTGGCACTTTTTGCAGCTACTGATATTTCTGCTGGAGAGGAACTTTCATATGATTATTCTGGAAGATTCCATAATTTACCAATAACTAATAGAGAAGAAGACTCTTTAGAGGAAGATAACAGATTGAGAAAACCTTGCTACTGTGGTTCCCGCACATGTGCTTCCTTCTTACCTTGGGACAGCTCCCTCTTTTCCACGCCAGACACTTTTTCCGGGAGCTCTCCATAG